The sequence GACGCCGCCATCGGCCCAGCAGCTGCAGACCGACATGATGCAGCGCTATCGCAAGATGAAGGAAGACGCCACGCCCGTCATCTCGCGCGACGATGTGCCCATTATCGACCAGGTCGCCGCCGCCGAGGTCAGCCAGGTCGAGAACATGAATCCCGATGTGCCGATCCCCGACGAAGTCATCGAACGCGTCGCTTCAATCCACGATCATATCGAGGAGCGTCGCGCCAACCGCGGACTCAAGCCCTCGCTGCACGGTTTCTTCTTCCGCGGAAAGAAACGCTAGCCGCAACAGCAAGGCCCGTCCCGCAAATGAACTGCGTCCCAAATCTTGGACGCCCTAAATAGCGACTAGGCCGCGAGGGCCTGATTCCGGAACTCCTCCGGGGTCAGGCCCTTCAATCTTACCTGCCTCCGGCTCGTGTTCCAGTGGACTATGTATTCCTCCAGGTCGCGTTTGAAATCCTCGAACGTCTCCCACTCGCGGCCCCGGTAGAACTCGTCCTTGACGTGGCCGAAGAGCTGCTCGGTGGCGGCGTTGTCGATGCAGTTCGCCTTCCTGGACATGCTCTGGACGATGCCGGCGGCCTCGAGCCTGGATGTGTACGAGGCGTGCTGGTACTGCCAGCCCCGGTCCGAGTGCATGGTCGGGGCGGCGCCCTCGGGGATCTTGGACAGCAGCTCGTCGAGCATCCTGACCTGCTGGGCCATGTCGGGCGTGGTCGATATGTCGCTCGCCACGATCTCCTTGGTGCAGAAGTCCAGCGTCGGGGCCCAGTAGGCCTTGCCGCCCGCCACCTTGAACTCGGTGACGTCCGTTCCCAGCTTCCGCCACGGGGCCCCGGCGTCGAAATCCCTCGCGATCACGTTCTCGAACGTCCTGCCGACGACGCCCCTGTACGAGTTGTACCTGTGGTAGGCCGTCTCGCGTCTGATACCGCAGCGAATCCCCATCTCGCGCATCATCTTGAGCACGGTCTTGTCGGCTATCACGGTCCCCTCTTCCGCCCTGAGGCACATCGCTATCTGCCGGTGCCCGCAGCCGTTGGCGGTGCGCGAGAAGATCTCGGCGGCCGCCTCCCAGAGCTCGGGGCGCGTGGGCCTCGGCGGGTGCGCGAGGGCGTAGTAGTAGGTCGACCGCTTGAGCTCGGCGCATGCGAGCAAGTGCCCGAGCGCGTGCCCCTCGGCGCGCAGGGCCGCGACCGCTTCGGCCTTCGCCCTGGTCAGAGCCCGTCCCTCTCGACCAGGGCGCGTAATTTTTTTAGGTAGGCCACCTCGGCCTCGAGCCTACGGCACCGCTCCTCGAGCTCCTCCTCGCGGGTCCGCGGCCTCGCCTTGGAACCCTTCGGCCGGCCCTTGGGCCTCGGGCGCAGGGCCTCCGCGCCGCCCCGGCGGTATAGCGCGCACCACTTCTTGAGCGGCGACATCGACATTATGCCGAACGCCGCCATCGCCTCGGTCTTCGTCATGCCGCCGTCGACGACGGCGGAGGCGGCGGCGACCTTCTGCTCGTATGTGTACCTGCCCTGCTTTCCGTCCATGCGCAGCAGCACCTCGCTCCCGAATGCGCGGTATATCTCCTGCCATCTTCTCACGGCTTCCACGGGAAGCGAAAGGGCAATCGCGGCAGATTTATACCCGTGCCCGAGCTCGAAGAGCCCTATGGCCGCCTTCCTGGCCTCGATATCATGCTTCACTCTCAAATCAACGCGCATAAAGAAAGCCTCCCATTTCTCATGTCCAAGAAATGGGAGGCAGTTCAAAACAACGGGACGGGCCTTTTTCTGTTATCAAATGTCAGGAGGGACAGGCGCAGCCGTTAAAACCGTCAACCAGCCCACAAACGCTAATCCACGCGCTTGTCGCCCATAAAGAAGACGGCCACCGTGCCAGGACCGGTATGCGAGCCAATCAGAGCACCGATGCTATTGATCTCAATCTTGCCTTTGAGCTGCGGAACTTGTTCCTCTATCAGCGCCGCAACGGCCTCGGCGTCCTCGCGGCACGCCGAGTGCGACATGATGCACTTGCCCGAATAGTTCGCGCCGTCCTGCACATGCGCCATCACGGTCTTGGCCATCTCGGAGATCGCGCGCTTCTTGGTGCGAATCTTCTCACGCGGCGCCAGCTCACCTTCACAATCGACCGTCATGAGCGGGCAAATCTTGAGTGCCGTGCCGATGATCGCGCTCGCGGCCGAAATGCGACCGCCGCGCAGGTAGCTCGACAGATCGGTCGAGAAAAACCAGTGGTGAAGGTTGAGTTTATGCTCCTCAATCCAAGCGGCCGTCTCGTCGAGCGAAGCGCCGCTATCGCGAACGTCGGCGGCACATTCCGCCAGCAGGCCAAAGCCCGAAGACGCCGCCAGCGAATCGATGACGCGCACCTTGCCGCCCTGGG is a genomic window of Collinsella aerofaciens containing:
- a CDS encoding DegV family protein, which gives rise to MSDFVLTCESAADRTREFFASRNIPVVCFHYEIDDVVYTDDLYQSIAPDDFFAQIAAGAMPKTSQVSVGEYEEFWEPFVAEGKDVLHLALSSGISGTYGSACVAAQMLADRYPQGGKVRVIDSLAASSGFGLLAECAADVRDSGASLDETAAWIEEHKLNLHHWFFSTDLSSYLRGGRISAASAIIGTALKICPLMTVDCEGELAPREKIRTKKRAISEMAKTVMAHVQDGANYSGKCIMSHSACREDAEAVAALIEEQVPQLKGKIEINSIGALIGSHTGPGTVAVFFMGDKRVD
- a CDS encoding helix-turn-helix domain-containing protein, which translates into the protein MRVDLRVKHDIEARKAAIGLFELGHGYKSAAIALSLPVEAVRRWQEIYRAFGSEVLLRMDGKQGRYTYEQKVAAASAVVDGGMTKTEAMAAFGIMSMSPLKKWCALYRRGGAEALRPRPKGRPKGSKARPRTREEELEERCRRLEAEVAYLKKLRALVERDGL
- a CDS encoding IS3 family transposase, with protein sequence MTRAKAEAVAALRAEGHALGHLLACAELKRSTYYYALAHPPRPTRPELWEAAAEIFSRTANGCGHRQIAMCLRAEEGTVIADKTVLKMMREMGIRCGIRRETAYHRYNSYRGVVGRTFENVIARDFDAGAPWRKLGTDVTEFKVAGGKAYWAPTLDFCTKEIVASDISTTPDMAQQVRMLDELLSKIPEGAAPTMHSDRGWQYQHASYTSRLEAAGIVQSMSRKANCIDNAATEQLFGHVKDEFYRGREWETFEDFKRDLEEYIVHWNTSRRQVRLKGLTPEEFRNQALAA